The following DNA comes from Amycolatopsis albispora.
CAGGTCCAGGGCCACCGCGAAACTGGTTTTTTCGGTAGCACACCCGTTGTGACTACCGGCATTCTGCACATATCCTGGCTTGAAACCCTGTCCCTCGAGAGCCTTGTCCAGGATTTCACACGCCTTGATACCGCCGAAGACTCCATCACCGCCAGCTGACGGCGGGGATCCCGGACTTGGCATGGTGGTCGCGCCGAGGCCACTGGTCGGCATCGCCTGCCCGTTGCGCTCTTCCGAGCAAGCCGACAACGCCACCAGCAGCGTGGCACCAACAAGAATGTAGGACTTCCGGCTCACTCGGAATCGACCGCCTTGGATGCGAAGCTCTGTCCGTATTTTCGGCGAACGCCGCGATGAAACGCCGCCCAGTCCAACACGCTAGCAGCCATACCCACGTGCACGGGAGCGTTCCGGCGAAGTCCCAGCTTTCGACGTAAATCGCAGTCAACCTGCTGCAGTTTGGCTCCACCGGTCTCCCGCACCACACCGGGAGCGACGAAACCGGTCAGCCGAGCCAGTGCCCGTCCCGCATTAGGGTGCGGCCCTGCAGTTCGTTCTCTTCTCGCCAAGCCTGGACGCGTCGCG
Coding sequences within:
- a CDS encoding DUF3558 family protein, whose product is MSRKSYILVGATLLVALSACSEERNGQAMPTSGLGATTMPSPGSPPSAGGDGVFGGIKACEILDKALEGQGFKPGYVQNAGSHNGCATEKTSFAVALDLDDQQGLDDLRSDPARTYDARLNGRSAKQVKGQDKEDGGSCEVFFEVAAKARTGVTVVLGTGRSTDEACQEAGKLAEAVEPLLPKA